One Marinibacterium anthonyi genomic region harbors:
- the rpsO gene encoding 30S ribosomal protein S15 — MSITPEVKAQLMKDYATKEGDTGSPEVQVAILSSRIATLTEHFKTHKKDNHGRRGLLKMVAQRRKLLDYLKAKDQERYATLIQRLGLRR; from the coding sequence ATGTCGATCACGCCCGAAGTCAAAGCTCAGTTGATGAAGGACTATGCAACCAAGGAAGGCGACACCGGTTCGCCGGAAGTCCAGGTTGCGATCCTCAGCTCGCGTATCGCGACGCTGACCGAGCACTTCAAGACGCACAAGAAAGACAACCACGGCCGCCGCGGTCTTCTGAAAATGGTTGCTCAGCGCCGCAAGCTGCTGGACTACCTGAAAGCCAAGGACCAGGAGCGTTACGCGACCCTGATCCAACGCCTGGGCCTGCGCCGCTAA
- the yodB gene encoding HTH-type transcriptional regulator YodB, with the protein MKWNALRSESCPVARGLSVIGDRWTLLILRECFFGVRRFDDFQQRLGITRHVLAERLRHLEDTGVLRREVYQDRPLRHEYRLTEAGLALNAVLVTLIDWADRYAPDDTGSSVTLVASDTGAAVQPLLIDAATGQPITARTVRAVPREDPGGAD; encoded by the coding sequence ATGAAATGGAATGCGCTCAGATCCGAATCCTGTCCCGTTGCGCGCGGCCTGTCGGTCATCGGCGACCGCTGGACGCTGCTGATCCTGCGGGAATGTTTTTTCGGGGTCCGCCGCTTTGACGATTTCCAGCAGCGGCTGGGCATCACCCGCCACGTTCTGGCCGAACGGTTGCGCCACCTGGAAGACACCGGCGTGTTGCGGCGCGAGGTCTACCAGGACCGGCCCCTGCGCCATGAATACCGGCTGACCGAGGCCGGGCTGGCGTTGAATGCGGTGCTGGTGACGCTGATCGACTGGGCCGACCGGTATGCACCCGATGACACGGGGTCTTCGGTCACCTTGGTGGCCAGCGACACCGGGGCGGCGGTGCAGCCGCTGCTGATCGACGCCGCGACCGGGCAGCCGATCACCGCGCGCACCGTCAGGGCCGTGCCGCGGGAGGACCCCGGCGGCGCGGACTGA
- the pnp gene encoding Polyribonucleotide nucleotidyltransferase: MFNVTTKSMQWGEETLTLETGKVARQADGTVIATLGETSVMANVTYARAQKEGQDFFPLTVHYQEKYYAAGKIPGGFFKREARPTEKETLTARLIDRPIRPLFVPGFKNEVLVMCTVLSHDLVNDPDIVAMIAASAALTLSGAPFMGPIAGCRVGYEDGEYILNPTVDDMQGLRLNPDQRLDLVVAGTKDAVMMVESEAYELTEAEMLGAVTFAHEQIQPVIDLIISLAESAAKEPFDFTPPDYSELSAAVKAAGEDKMRAAFAIKDKQERVAAVGAAREAILAALTEEQAADKNLGSALKKLEASILRGDVVKGGTRIDGRSTTDVRPIEAETGLLPRTHGSALFTRGETQGLVVTTLGTGDDEQFIDALHGNFKSNFLLHYNFPPYSVGEVGRVGSPGRREIGHGKLAWRALQAVLPAPTDFPYTIRIVSEITESNGSSSMASVCGGSLSMMDAGVPLKSAVAGVAMGLILEDDGSYAILTDILGDEDHLGDMDFKVAGTENGITSLQMDIKVAGITPEIMEKALAQAKDGRMHILGEMSKALSETKGFSVHAPRIETMTIPTDKIREVIGSGGKVIREIVEVSGAKVDINDDGVIKIASADGDAIQKAYDMIYAIVAEPEEGQVYTGKVVKIVDFGAFVNFFGKRDGLVHVSQIMNKRLNHPSDVLKEGQEVKVKLLGFDDRGKVRLSMKVVDQETGEEIVEEKKQKEEAEE; this comes from the coding sequence ATGTTTAACGTTACGACGAAATCCATGCAGTGGGGCGAGGAAACGCTTACACTGGAAACGGGCAAGGTTGCCCGTCAGGCGGATGGCACCGTGATCGCCACGCTGGGCGAAACCAGCGTGATGGCGAACGTGACCTACGCCAGGGCACAGAAAGAGGGCCAGGATTTCTTCCCCCTCACCGTTCACTACCAGGAAAAATATTACGCGGCCGGCAAGATCCCGGGCGGCTTCTTCAAGCGCGAAGCGCGGCCGACCGAAAAGGAAACGCTGACCGCACGTCTGATCGACCGTCCGATCCGCCCGCTGTTCGTCCCCGGCTTCAAGAACGAAGTCCTGGTGATGTGCACCGTGCTGAGCCACGATCTGGTCAATGACCCCGACATCGTCGCGATGATCGCCGCCTCGGCCGCGCTGACGCTTTCGGGCGCTCCGTTCATGGGCCCGATCGCCGGCTGCCGCGTGGGCTACGAGGATGGAGAATACATCCTGAACCCGACCGTCGACGACATGCAGGGCCTGCGCCTGAACCCGGATCAGCGCCTGGACCTGGTGGTTGCCGGGACCAAGGACGCCGTGATGATGGTGGAATCGGAAGCCTACGAGCTGACCGAAGCCGAAATGCTGGGTGCCGTGACCTTTGCGCACGAGCAGATCCAGCCGGTCATCGACCTGATCATCTCGCTGGCCGAATCCGCCGCGAAAGAGCCGTTCGACTTCACGCCGCCGGATTATTCCGAGCTGTCCGCAGCCGTGAAGGCCGCCGGTGAAGACAAGATGCGCGCCGCTTTCGCGATCAAGGACAAGCAGGAACGCGTGGCCGCCGTTGGCGCCGCCCGCGAGGCCATCCTGGCCGCGCTGACCGAAGAACAGGCCGCCGACAAGAACCTTGGTTCGGCGCTGAAGAAGCTGGAAGCGTCGATCCTGCGCGGTGACGTGGTCAAGGGCGGCACCCGGATCGACGGGCGTTCGACCACCGACGTGCGTCCGATCGAAGCCGAAACCGGCCTGCTGCCGCGGACCCACGGGTCGGCGCTGTTCACCCGGGGTGAAACCCAGGGCCTGGTCGTGACCACGCTGGGCACCGGCGATGACGAACAGTTCATCGACGCGCTGCACGGCAACTTCAAATCGAACTTCCTGCTGCATTACAACTTCCCGCCGTATTCGGTCGGTGAAGTGGGCCGCGTCGGGTCGCCGGGTCGCCGTGAAATCGGCCACGGCAAGCTGGCATGGCGCGCGCTGCAGGCGGTTCTGCCCGCCCCGACCGACTTCCCCTACACGATCCGCATCGTGTCCGAGATCACCGAATCCAACGGCTCGTCCTCGATGGCGTCGGTCTGCGGTGGGTCGCTGTCGATGATGGACGCGGGCGTTCCGCTGAAATCGGCGGTTGCCGGTGTGGCCATGGGCCTGATCCTGGAAGACGACGGGTCCTACGCGATCCTGACCGACATCCTGGGCGACGAAGACCACCTGGGCGACATGGACTTCAAGGTCGCGGGTACGGAAAACGGCATCACGTCGCTGCAGATGGACATCAAGGTCGCGGGCATCACGCCCGAGATCATGGAGAAAGCCCTGGCGCAGGCCAAGGACGGCCGGATGCACATCCTGGGCGAGATGTCCAAGGCCCTGTCGGAAACCAAGGGTTTCAGCGTCCACGCACCGCGCATCGAAACGATGACCATCCCCACCGACAAGATCCGTGAAGTGATCGGGTCCGGCGGCAAGGTCATCCGCGAGATCGTGGAAGTGTCGGGCGCCAAGGTCGACATCAACGACGACGGCGTGATCAAGATCGCTTCGGCCGACGGTGACGCGATCCAGAAGGCCTATGACATGATCTACGCGATCGTGGCAGAGCCGGAAGAAGGCCAGGTTTACACCGGCAAGGTCGTGAAGATCGTCGATTTCGGCGCCTTCGTGAACTTCTTCGGCAAGCGCGACGGCCTGGTGCACGTGTCCCAGATCATGAACAAGCGCCTGAACCATCCTTCGGACGTTCTGAAGGAAGGCCAGGAAGTGAAGGTCAAGCTGCTGGGCTTTGACGATCGCGGCAAGGTTCGCCTGTCGATGAAGGTCGTCGACCAGGAGACCGGCGAAGAGATCGTCGAAGAGAAGAAACAGAAGGAAGAAGCCGAGGAGTGA
- a CDS encoding orc1/cdc6 family replication initiation protein, producing the protein MRRLRRRNPFDPAHAARPDIFRGREDEIGDVAEALSAASYGDPVEHILVTGERGIGKTSLLEICARIAQDDMPGTRTGFDFLVVSISLTGVTDMFQITQRVASAIRDELDRRKVANPGLRSVVQFLLNWEILGVHYHRPDSAVSDDQAMGLLVEQCVRIERTGHFQGILVIMDEADDPPASARLATWCKTFTERFGQAEGARLVLCLAGQVELTAKLRQDHQSALRLFRECTLPVLSRAECEQILRAGIALSNGSSDEKTELRDDAVALLTDLAEGYPYFLQVYARAAFKADRDNVLDGADVQAAQVGATEEIGQKFFRGIYDAVATSDNYRAVLRAMAPFGNRWVGRQEILKAAEGVSEANVNNALRKLRDGAVVELHPDRPGTYRLQTNAFAAWLSTRDAGSSTA; encoded by the coding sequence ATGCGGCGTTTGCGTAGAAGAAACCCTTTCGATCCCGCCCATGCGGCCCGGCCCGATATCTTTCGCGGCCGCGAGGACGAGATCGGGGACGTGGCCGAAGCGCTGAGCGCGGCCAGCTACGGCGATCCGGTCGAACATATCCTGGTGACCGGCGAACGCGGGATCGGAAAGACCTCGCTTCTGGAGATCTGCGCGCGGATCGCGCAGGACGACATGCCGGGCACGCGGACCGGCTTCGATTTCCTGGTGGTGTCGATTTCGCTGACCGGCGTGACCGACATGTTCCAGATCACCCAGCGCGTCGCCAGCGCCATCCGGGACGAGCTGGACCGCCGCAAGGTGGCCAACCCGGGCCTGCGGTCGGTGGTCCAGTTCCTGCTGAACTGGGAGATCCTTGGCGTGCATTATCACCGGCCCGACAGCGCGGTCAGCGACGACCAGGCGATGGGCCTGCTGGTCGAGCAATGCGTGCGGATCGAACGGACGGGGCATTTCCAGGGGATCCTTGTCATCATGGACGAGGCCGACGATCCGCCGGCCTCGGCGCGGCTGGCGACCTGGTGCAAGACCTTCACCGAACGCTTTGGCCAGGCCGAAGGCGCACGGCTGGTGCTGTGCCTGGCCGGCCAGGTCGAGCTGACGGCGAAGCTGCGCCAGGATCACCAATCGGCGCTGCGGCTGTTTCGGGAATGCACCCTGCCGGTGCTGTCGCGGGCGGAATGCGAACAGATCCTGCGCGCCGGGATCGCGCTGTCGAACGGGTCGTCGGATGAAAAGACCGAATTGCGCGACGACGCGGTGGCGCTGCTGACCGACCTGGCCGAAGGCTATCCCTATTTCCTGCAGGTCTATGCCCGGGCGGCGTTCAAGGCCGATCGGGACAACGTGCTGGACGGGGCCGACGTGCAGGCGGCGCAGGTCGGCGCGACCGAGGAGATCGGCCAGAAGTTCTTTCGCGGGATCTACGACGCGGTGGCCACGTCCGACAATTACCGCGCGGTGCTGCGCGCCATGGCACCCTTTGGCAACCGGTGGGTCGGCCGGCAGGAGATCCTGAAGGCGGCCGAGGGCGTGAGCGAGGCCAACGTGAACAACGCCCTGCGCAAGCTGCGCGACGGGGCCGTGGTGGAACTGCACCCCGACCGGCCCGGCACCTACCGGCTGCAGACCAATGCCTTTGCCGCCTGGCTGTCGACCCGTGACGCCGGGTCTTCGACGGCCTGA
- the lvr_1 gene encoding Levodione reductase: MDFKDKVVLITGAAGGIGIATARKFAAAGARLALVDLKLDALEVAAAGLESALLLSANVADEADVKTYVDKTVETFGRIDVFINNAGINGDFKQITDQSAENYRKVLDVNVIGVAMGLKHVVARMKAQGDGGAIVNMASNGGLLGAPGMSAYVASKHAVIGINKSVALEVAKDGIRVNAVCPSGVDTQMMKSIETNAMPGQEDDARKSFEAAVPLGRYAEPEEIADLMMFLASDKASFITGAYYRIDGGGGAVSV, encoded by the coding sequence ATGGATTTCAAGGACAAGGTCGTCCTGATCACCGGCGCTGCCGGAGGCATCGGCATCGCCACGGCACGCAAGTTCGCCGCCGCAGGGGCAAGGCTGGCTTTGGTGGACCTGAAGCTGGACGCCCTGGAAGTCGCCGCCGCCGGGCTGGAAAGCGCGCTTTTGCTGTCGGCCAACGTGGCCGACGAGGCGGATGTGAAGACCTACGTCGACAAGACCGTCGAAACCTTCGGGCGGATCGACGTCTTCATCAACAACGCCGGCATCAACGGCGACTTCAAGCAGATCACCGACCAGAGCGCCGAGAACTACCGCAAGGTGCTGGACGTCAACGTGATCGGCGTGGCGATGGGGCTGAAACACGTGGTCGCCCGGATGAAGGCGCAGGGCGACGGCGGGGCGATCGTCAACATGGCGTCCAACGGCGGCTTGCTGGGCGCACCGGGGATGAGCGCCTACGTGGCGTCCAAACACGCGGTGATCGGGATCAACAAGTCGGTGGCCCTGGAAGTGGCCAAGGACGGGATCCGGGTGAACGCGGTCTGCCCGTCGGGCGTGGATACGCAGATGATGAAATCGATCGAAACCAACGCCATGCCGGGCCAGGAGGACGACGCGCGCAAGTCGTTCGAAGCCGCCGTGCCGCTGGGCCGGTACGCCGAACCCGAGGAAATCGCCGACCTGATGATGTTCCTGGCGTCCGACAAGGCCAGCTTCATCACCGGGGCCTATTACCGGATCGACGGGGGCGGCGGCGCCGTATCCGTCTGA
- a CDS encoding Tannase and feruloyl esterase — protein MKRLLAAAVLLAPGLPALAQQGDADCTALRNTVFPGGYVTSARVMPAADPAPAYCEVRATALPAISIEVRLPMDGWNGKFYQAGCGGFCGILGRADASGGWVNAMAPGLQRGYATATSDSGHHALSVVDGGWAYNNPHAERDWGYRSISETNRVANLMIETFYGNASDQAIFQGCSTGGRMAHVAAVRFPEMFDGIISGAPAMDYPGLVATSIAWVVQANTAEDGSRIIDADAAKVIGDAVIAQCDATDGTEDGLIADPRQCKVDYSGLGLTNQQLDTLGKWREGARNAAGEQLYPGGIPEGSEPFWFLWLTGDGKGSVPLVPLFGLGFGQYMAFDPDPGASWSPLDFDFETDPARMSVASAVYNGDNPDISAFRAAGGKMIVYHGWADSIVTPYKTVDWYEKAAAIAGGADALKENVALFMVPGLDHCGILPGPGGINAAALDPTAAMESWLDTGTPPASIMAE, from the coding sequence ATGAAACGACTTCTAGCGGCCGCCGTATTGCTTGCGCCGGGCCTGCCGGCGCTGGCCCAGCAGGGCGACGCCGACTGCACCGCGCTGCGCAACACGGTATTTCCGGGCGGCTACGTCACCTCGGCCCGGGTGATGCCCGCCGCCGATCCGGCGCCCGCCTATTGCGAGGTCCGCGCCACCGCGCTGCCCGCCATCTCGATCGAGGTGCGCCTGCCGATGGATGGCTGGAACGGCAAGTTCTACCAGGCCGGCTGTGGCGGTTTCTGCGGGATCCTTGGCCGGGCGGATGCCTCGGGCGGGTGGGTCAACGCGATGGCGCCGGGGCTGCAGCGGGGTTACGCCACCGCGACGTCCGACAGCGGGCACCATGCGCTGTCGGTGGTCGATGGCGGTTGGGCCTACAACAACCCGCATGCGGAACGCGACTGGGGCTACCGGTCGATTTCGGAAACCAACCGCGTCGCCAACCTGATGATCGAAACCTTCTACGGCAACGCCTCGGACCAGGCGATCTTTCAGGGGTGTTCCACCGGGGGCCGCATGGCCCACGTGGCCGCCGTGCGCTTCCCCGAGATGTTCGACGGCATCATTTCCGGCGCCCCGGCAATGGATTACCCGGGGCTGGTGGCGACCTCGATCGCCTGGGTGGTGCAGGCCAACACCGCCGAGGACGGCAGCCGGATCATCGACGCCGACGCCGCCAAGGTCATCGGCGACGCCGTGATCGCCCAGTGCGACGCCACCGACGGGACCGAAGACGGGCTGATCGCCGATCCGCGCCAGTGCAAGGTGGATTACTCCGGCCTGGGCCTGACCAACCAGCAGCTGGACACGTTGGGCAAGTGGCGCGAAGGCGCCCGCAACGCGGCCGGAGAACAGCTGTACCCCGGCGGCATCCCCGAAGGGTCGGAACCGTTCTGGTTCCTGTGGCTGACGGGCGACGGCAAGGGCAGCGTTCCGCTGGTGCCGCTGTTCGGGCTGGGCTTTGGCCAGTACATGGCGTTCGACCCGGATCCCGGCGCTTCCTGGTCGCCGCTGGATTTCGACTTTGAAACCGACCCGGCACGGATGAGCGTGGCATCGGCGGTCTACAACGGCGACAATCCCGACATATCGGCCTTCCGCGCGGCGGGCGGCAAGATGATCGTCTACCATGGCTGGGCGGATTCCATCGTCACCCCCTACAAGACCGTCGACTGGTACGAAAAGGCCGCGGCGATTGCGGGCGGCGCGGATGCGCTGAAGGAAAATGTCGCGCTGTTCATGGTCCCGGGGCTGGATCATTGCGGCATCCTGCCGGGACCGGGCGGCATCAACGCCGCCGCGCTGGATCCCACGGCGGCGATGGAAAGCTGGCTGGACACCGGCACGCCGCCGGCCTCCATCATGGCCGAATAG
- the pimB_3 gene encoding GDP-mannose-dependent alpha-(1-6)-phosphatidylinositol monomannoside mannosyltransferase, with the protein MRSDDISVIAPNLKKRWSGVTSTVFRLVPVQKQQINIACTGPNLPRDLPRITLLGLIFMRARTPRVWHARRNTEMLAGLALKWLLGKNLKLVFTSAAQRDHSPYTRFLIRRMDRVVATSARAAAFLKVPHEVIMHGVDSDRFRPAAHKRDVKDALGLPADHCLIGCFGRIRHQKGTDRFVEIMMRLVKRHTDVTAVITGGTTVDNRGFLDDLSGRVTRSGMGGRILFMGEQPDGKVPEFFRAMDIFVAPQRWEGFGLTPLEAMASGVPVVVTRAGAFEEMVVPGQTGIVVDTEDDEALEAAIEELVADPDRRAEMGRIARAHVLNNFALETEASALTRLYRELLDADA; encoded by the coding sequence ATGCGCTCGGACGACATATCGGTCATTGCACCCAACCTGAAGAAACGCTGGTCAGGCGTGACGTCGACCGTTTTCCGCCTTGTTCCAGTGCAGAAACAGCAGATCAACATCGCCTGCACGGGGCCGAACCTGCCCCGCGACCTGCCGCGAATCACCCTGCTGGGGCTGATCTTCATGCGGGCCCGGACGCCCCGGGTCTGGCATGCGCGGCGCAACACCGAAATGCTGGCGGGACTGGCGCTGAAATGGCTGCTGGGCAAGAACCTCAAGCTGGTGTTCACATCCGCCGCCCAACGCGACCACAGCCCTTACACCCGGTTCCTGATCCGCCGGATGGACCGGGTCGTTGCCACCTCGGCCCGCGCGGCCGCCTTCCTGAAGGTCCCGCACGAGGTCATCATGCATGGCGTCGACAGCGACCGGTTCCGCCCCGCGGCGCACAAGCGCGACGTCAAGGATGCACTGGGCCTGCCCGCCGATCACTGCCTGATCGGCTGTTTCGGGCGGATCCGCCACCAGAAGGGCACCGACCGTTTCGTCGAGATCATGATGCGGCTGGTCAAGCGCCATACCGACGTGACCGCGGTGATCACCGGGGGCACCACCGTCGACAACCGCGGGTTCCTCGATGACCTGTCGGGCCGGGTCACCCGGTCGGGCATGGGCGGGCGGATCCTGTTCATGGGCGAACAGCCCGACGGCAAGGTGCCGGAATTCTTCCGCGCCATGGACATATTCGTCGCCCCCCAACGCTGGGAAGGCTTCGGCCTGACCCCTCTCGAGGCGATGGCCTCGGGCGTGCCGGTGGTCGTCACCCGCGCCGGCGCCTTCGAGGAAATGGTCGTGCCGGGCCAGACCGGCATCGTCGTCGACACCGAAGACGACGAGGCGCTGGAAGCCGCGATCGAGGAACTGGTCGCCGACCCCGACCGCCGGGCCGAGATGGGGCGCATCGCCCGCGCCCACGTTCTGAACAACTTCGCGCTGGAAACCGAAGCCTCGGCGCTTACCCGGCTCTACCGCGAATTGCTCGACGCAGACGCCTGA
- a CDS encoding DNA-binding transcriptional regulator IlvY — MKDLSWDDLQIFLHVAETGGLSAAARATGLSAPTIGRRMLALEQQTGQQLFVRAQTGYTLTATGAALHQRVRAMRAAAQPVQALLSPATETPWIRLSAGTATANFIADNHARLIRPGDDFRLNFVTSEAVLDVAHREIDLGIRNRPAETGNVATLRLGRLAHAPYRSQGAGPDLTSWVAMDPAHARHPAAHWVHRQNLSIRAFAGTVATVQDLVRAGVGIGVIPCLVGDRDPSLTRAGPLIDELEEVQYLVMHADDRHRPPIRRLIDRIRHLYRDNADLLAGLRPLRGAAKDD, encoded by the coding sequence ATGAAAGACCTCAGCTGGGATGACCTTCAGATCTTTCTGCACGTGGCCGAGACCGGCGGCCTGTCGGCGGCGGCCCGCGCCACCGGGCTGTCGGCCCCCACGATCGGGCGGCGCATGCTGGCGCTGGAACAGCAGACCGGCCAGCAGCTCTTTGTCCGTGCCCAGACCGGCTATACCCTGACCGCCACCGGCGCGGCGCTGCACCAACGCGTCCGCGCCATGCGCGCCGCCGCCCAGCCGGTTCAGGCGCTGCTGTCGCCTGCCACCGAAACACCCTGGATTCGCCTGTCCGCCGGCACCGCCACGGCGAATTTCATCGCCGACAACCATGCCAGGCTGATCCGTCCCGGCGACGATTTCCGCCTGAACTTCGTCACCTCCGAGGCCGTTCTGGACGTCGCCCACCGCGAAATCGACCTGGGCATCCGCAACCGCCCGGCCGAAACGGGCAATGTCGCCACGCTGAGGCTGGGCAGGCTGGCCCATGCCCCCTACCGCAGCCAGGGCGCGGGGCCAGACCTGACGTCCTGGGTGGCGATGGACCCGGCCCATGCCCGCCACCCGGCGGCCCATTGGGTGCACCGCCAGAACCTGTCCATCCGCGCCTTCGCCGGCACGGTGGCCACGGTGCAGGACCTGGTGCGCGCCGGCGTGGGCATCGGGGTGATCCCCTGCCTGGTGGGCGACCGCGACCCGTCGCTGACCCGCGCCGGCCCGCTGATCGACGAGCTGGAAGAAGTCCAGTACCTGGTCATGCACGCCGACGACCGCCACCGCCCTCCGATCCGCCGCCTGATCGACCGTATCCGCCACCTTTACCGCGACAACGCCGACCTGCTGGCGGGCCTGCGCCCGCTGCGCGGCGCAGCCAAAGACGACTAG
- the blh_3 gene encoding Beta-lactamase hydrolase-like protein, producing MTCKVHMDVKPDVHAVFDPATNTISYVVKDPGSNACAIVDSVMDIDYAAGRISYDHADQLIEYVQSNGLKLEWLIETHVHADHLSAAPYIQGKLGGKLGIGRNITVVQDTFGKVFNEGTEFQRDGSQFDRLFDDGDTYMVGGMECLAIHTPGHTPACMTHVMGDAAFVGDTLFMPDGGSARADFPGGDAATLYDSIQKVLALPDQTRLFMCHDYGPNGRDIQWETTVADEKAHNIHVGAGKTREDFVKFRTERDAQLDMPRLIIPSLQVNMRGGDLPPADDSGKRFLKVPVNGL from the coding sequence ATGACCTGCAAAGTCCACATGGACGTCAAACCCGATGTCCACGCCGTCTTCGACCCGGCGACCAACACCATTTCCTACGTGGTCAAGGATCCGGGCAGCAATGCCTGTGCCATCGTCGATTCCGTCATGGACATCGACTATGCCGCCGGGCGCATCAGCTATGATCACGCCGACCAGCTGATCGAATACGTGCAGTCCAACGGGCTGAAGCTGGAATGGCTGATCGAAACCCATGTCCATGCCGACCACCTGTCCGCCGCGCCCTATATCCAGGGCAAGCTGGGCGGCAAGCTGGGCATCGGGCGCAACATCACCGTGGTGCAGGACACCTTCGGCAAGGTCTTCAACGAAGGCACCGAATTCCAGCGCGACGGTTCGCAGTTCGACCGGCTGTTCGACGATGGCGACACCTACATGGTGGGCGGCATGGAATGCCTGGCGATCCACACCCCCGGCCATACGCCCGCCTGCATGACCCATGTGATGGGCGACGCGGCCTTCGTGGGCGATACGCTGTTCATGCCCGATGGCGGGTCGGCGCGGGCCGATTTCCCGGGCGGGGATGCGGCGACGCTGTACGATTCGATCCAGAAGGTGCTGGCCCTGCCCGATCAGACCCGCCTGTTCATGTGCCACGACTACGGGCCGAATGGCCGCGACATCCAGTGGGAAACCACCGTCGCCGACGAAAAGGCGCACAACATCCATGTTGGCGCCGGCAAGACCAGGGAAGACTTCGTCAAGTTCCGCACCGAACGCGATGCCCAGCTGGACATGCCCCGGCTGATCATCCCCTCGCTGCAGGTGAACATGCGCGGCGGCGACCTGCCGCCGGCCGACGACAGCGGCAAGCGCTTCCTGAAGGTGCCCGTGAACGGTCTGTGA